In Musa acuminata AAA Group cultivar baxijiao chromosome BXJ2-8, Cavendish_Baxijiao_AAA, whole genome shotgun sequence, one genomic interval encodes:
- the LOC135619439 gene encoding vacuolar protein sorting-associated protein 9A-like: MEGGGGGDAFGSSTAPLTWHDFLERMRHPSAADFVKSIKSFIVSFSNKAPDPENDSAAVQDFLTNMEGAFRAHTLWAGSSEEELESAGEGLEKYVMTKLFSRVFASVPEDANSDGELYEKMALLQQFVRPENLDIQPAFQNETSWLLAQKELQKINMYKAPRDKLVCILNCCKVINNLLLNASIASNENPPGADEFLPVLIYVTIKANPPQLHSNLLYIQRYRRQSRLVSEAAYFFTNILSAESFIWNIDAQALSMDEIEFQKKMESARAHLMGLSTGTEHQQTETHLDAMEERLKSNRELDNTASVEGHQVPNQSYSINKDVDGKYKPLINRLSISDLEKKGTTDILKEENVNKYFQEYPFLFANAGDLTVDDVGSLLNCYKQLVLRYVALSKGMGIGNESLSLPNTETPSELSSVKESEYVAEMEMKVEDHEEVSRKGGSSVEDLILQMDDAESKKVADDSTAEVSP; encoded by the exons AtggagggcggcggcggcggcgacgcctTCGGCTCCTCCACCGCCCCTCTCACCTGGCACGACTTCTTGGAGCGGATGCGGCACCCCTCCGCCGCCGATTTCGTCAAATCGATCAAGAG CTTCATTGTCTCCTTTTCAAACAAAGCTCCTGATCCAGAAAATGACAGTGCTGCTGTTCAGGATTTTCTTACCAACATGGAAGGAGCATTTAGAGCCCATACGCTTTGGGCTGGTAGTTCAGAAGAAGAATTGGAAAGTGCTGGAGAG GGTCTGGAGAAATATGTCATGACAAAACTTTTCAGCCGTGTATTTGCATCAGTTCCAGAAGATGCAAACAGTGATGGAGAACTTTATGAGAAGATGGCTTTACTACAACAATTTGTACGACCTGAAAATTTGGATATACAGCCGGCCTTCCAAAATGAAACATCATGGCTG CTTGCACAGAAGGAACTGCAGAAGATTAATATGTACAAGGCTCCTAGAGACAAACTTGTTTGTATCCTCAATTGTTGCAAAGTCATTAATAACTTactattaaatgcttcaatcgcgTCAAATGAGAACCCTCCAGGAGCAGATGAGTTCCTCCCTGTCCTCATTTATGTTACCATAAAG GCAAACCCTCCACAACTCCATTCAAACCTGTTATACATACAGCGTTATAGGCGTCAGTCACGTTTAGTCTCTGAAGCTGCATACTTCTTCACAAATATCCTGTCTGCAGAATCTTTTATCTGGAATATTGATGCACAAGCACTTTCAATGGATGAGATAGAATTCCAAAAGAAAATGGAATCTGCCAGAGCACATCTTATGGGCCTATCAACTGGCACAGAACATCAGCAAACTGAAACCCATCTGGATGCCATGGAAGAAAGGTTGAAATCTAACAGGGAACTGGATAACACAGCATCTGTCGAAGGACATCAAGTCCCGAACCAATCATATAGTATAAACAAAGATGTAGATGGCAAGTATAAACCGCTAATTAACAGGCTGTCGATCTCAGATCTAGAGAAGAAAGGAACCACTGACATTTTGAAGGAGGAAAATGTAAACAAATATTTTCAGGAGTACCCATTCTTATTTGCTAATGCTGGAGATCTAACAGTTGATGATGTAGGAAGCCTCCTGAATTGCTACAAGCAGCTCGTGCTTCGGTATGTAGCTCTTTCAAAAGGAATGGGCATCGGTAATGAATCTCTTTCTCTACCCAACACAGAAACACCATCTGAACTTTCAAGTGTCAAGGAATCTGAATATGTAGCAGAAATGGAAATGAAAGTCGAGGACCACGAAGAAGTTAGCAGAAAAGGGGGCAGTTCTGTGGAGGATTTGATCTTGCAAATGGATGATGCAGAGTCCAAGAAAGTTGCAGACGATTCGACTGCTGAAGTAAGTCCATGA
- the LOC103994899 gene encoding uncharacterized protein LOC103994899 isoform X2, with protein MARRITNYHRTSRRFRSTPYPLPSYHRPIPEREENLKKAASFTLEKKDWKGATCPVCMEFPHNAVLLLCSSHDKGCRPYMCATSYRYSNCLEQFKKANAKMTSTLDNRIHYSPAWKKSEVRELVCPLCRGQVKGWTVVEPAREYLNKKRRSCMQDNCSFIGNYKELRKHVRTDHPCAKPHAVDPTLEQKWRNLEYQTERADVISTIRSSMPRAVILGDYVIEMGDSDPDSDYDNEDDDGFFDNGNVIFGRRNHRSFFNALLRESTRHRRLSRNHVSEVGEGSSGYLPTIVDHASLDATFSYPLEEYDDEESTISIIHPERQHHRRRTLGRSVHGARLL; from the coding sequence ATGGCAAGAAGAATCACGAACTACCACAGAACATCTCGTAGGTTTAGGTCAACTCCATATCCATTGCCTTCATATCACCGACCTATtccagaaagagaagaaaatttgaAGAAAGCAGCATCCTTCACTTTGGAAAAAAAGGATTGGAAGGGTGCGACCTGCCCGGTGTGCATGGAATTCCCACATAATGCTGTCCTCCTCCTTTGCTCATCTCATGACAAGGGCTGCCGCCCCTACATGTGTGCAACCAGCTACCGCTATTCTAATTGTCTTGAACAGTTCAAGAAGGCAAATGCTAAAATGACATCAACATTGGACAATCGGATCCACTATTCGCCTGCATGGAAGAAATCTGAGGTAAGAGAGCTAGTGTGTCCCCTGTGCCGTGGCCAGGTGAAGGGATGGACTGTGGTTGAACCAGCACGAGAATATCTCAACAAGAAGAGGAGAAGCTGCATGCAAGACAACTGCTCATTTATTGGGAACTACAAGGAGCTCCGTAAACACGTGAGAACTGATCACCCTTGTGCTAAGCCCCATGCCGTGGATCCTACTCTTGAACAGAAATGGAGAAATCTCGAGTACCAGACAGAACGGGCAGATGTGATCAGCACTATAAGGTCTTCGATGCCTAGGGCAGTTATACTGGGGGACTATGTGATAGAAATGGGTGATAGTGACCCTGATAGTGATTATGACAACGAGGATGATGATGGTTTTTTTGACAATGGAAATGTGATCTTTGGCAGGAGGAATCATCGGAGTTTCTTTAATGCACTCCTCCGAGAGTCGACTCGACATCGGAGGCTTAGCAGGAACCATGTATCTGAGGTTGGGGAAGGCAGCAGCGGCTATCTTCCAACCATTGTtgatcatgcttctcttgatGCAACTTTTAGTTATCCGTTGGAGGAATATGATGATGAGGAAAGTACCATAAGTATAATCCATCCCGAAAGGCAGCATCATCGTCGTAGGACCCTTGGGAGATCGGTACATGGTGCTAGATTATTGTAG
- the LOC103994899 gene encoding uncharacterized protein LOC103994899 isoform X1: MYRSVCPSVSLGTWYRTVPSQPQNIDFCEMARRITNYHRTSRRFRSTPYPLPSYHRPIPEREENLKKAASFTLEKKDWKGATCPVCMEFPHNAVLLLCSSHDKGCRPYMCATSYRYSNCLEQFKKANAKMTSTLDNRIHYSPAWKKSEVRELVCPLCRGQVKGWTVVEPAREYLNKKRRSCMQDNCSFIGNYKELRKHVRTDHPCAKPHAVDPTLEQKWRNLEYQTERADVISTIRSSMPRAVILGDYVIEMGDSDPDSDYDNEDDDGFFDNGNVIFGRRNHRSFFNALLRESTRHRRLSRNHVSEVGEGSSGYLPTIVDHASLDATFSYPLEEYDDEESTISIIHPERQHHRRRTLGRSVHGARLL; encoded by the exons atgtaccgctcagtatgccctagcgtatcgctcggtacatggtaccgtaccgtaccgagccaacctcaaaacatcg ATTTTTGTGAGATGGCAAGAAGAATCACGAACTACCACAGAACATCTCGTAGGTTTAGGTCAACTCCATATCCATTGCCTTCATATCACCGACCTATtccagaaagagaagaaaatttgaAGAAAGCAGCATCCTTCACTTTGGAAAAAAAGGATTGGAAGGGTGCGACCTGCCCGGTGTGCATGGAATTCCCACATAATGCTGTCCTCCTCCTTTGCTCATCTCATGACAAGGGCTGCCGCCCCTACATGTGTGCAACCAGCTACCGCTATTCTAATTGTCTTGAACAGTTCAAGAAGGCAAATGCTAAAATGACATCAACATTGGACAATCGGATCCACTATTCGCCTGCATGGAAGAAATCTGAGGTAAGAGAGCTAGTGTGTCCCCTGTGCCGTGGCCAGGTGAAGGGATGGACTGTGGTTGAACCAGCACGAGAATATCTCAACAAGAAGAGGAGAAGCTGCATGCAAGACAACTGCTCATTTATTGGGAACTACAAGGAGCTCCGTAAACACGTGAGAACTGATCACCCTTGTGCTAAGCCCCATGCCGTGGATCCTACTCTTGAACAGAAATGGAGAAATCTCGAGTACCAGACAGAACGGGCAGATGTGATCAGCACTATAAGGTCTTCGATGCCTAGGGCAGTTATACTGGGGGACTATGTGATAGAAATGGGTGATAGTGACCCTGATAGTGATTATGACAACGAGGATGATGATGGTTTTTTTGACAATGGAAATGTGATCTTTGGCAGGAGGAATCATCGGAGTTTCTTTAATGCACTCCTCCGAGAGTCGACTCGACATCGGAGGCTTAGCAGGAACCATGTATCTGAGGTTGGGGAAGGCAGCAGCGGCTATCTTCCAACCATTGTtgatcatgcttctcttgatGCAACTTTTAGTTATCCGTTGGAGGAATATGATGATGAGGAAAGTACCATAAGTATAATCCATCCCGAAAGGCAGCATCATCGTCGTAGGACCCTTGGGAGATCGGTACATGGTGCTAGATTATTGTAG